A genomic region of Gammaproteobacteria bacterium contains the following coding sequences:
- a CDS encoding sigma-54 dependent transcriptional regulator codes for MQVLIVEDEELFARAVLKRLTKEGYQCHHANTLERASAYCKDNQPDLILLDMRLPDGSGLDFLAKLRNGLGPEVPVLVLSAYGELEDAVAAMKLNALDYLKKPIDLDELVVNVQKVLSKAELTRSLVYSRKRERSAKAENPGQFFLGDCEPIRDFRRQAERIGALVATPDVVPPTVLIQGETGTGKDVAARLLHSLSARRDRPFVHMDCAALPKDLIEAELFGHEKGAFTSAHVERTGLIEAAEDGTLFLDEIGEIPPELQVKLLAVLERRTLRRVGSTHERPVRCWFIAATNRDMETMVKEGRLRSDLYFRLNVLTIKMPPLRDRGDDILLLAREFAKQTAARYGRREPQFEPEALEALRRYHWPGNVRELRHLIERVVLLSGGGPIKAATLMLSTPAATTPSVDAALDGMSLEAAEKLLIERALKRTNNNVSEAARQLGITRMIMRTRMKKYGFA; via the coding sequence ATGCAAGTCCTGATTGTTGAAGACGAGGAGTTGTTCGCCAGAGCGGTGCTGAAGCGGCTCACCAAGGAGGGTTATCAATGCCATCATGCCAACACGCTGGAGCGCGCCAGTGCGTACTGCAAGGATAATCAACCCGATTTGATTCTGCTCGACATGCGGCTGCCGGACGGTTCCGGGCTCGATTTCCTGGCCAAGCTGCGCAACGGACTGGGGCCGGAGGTGCCGGTGCTGGTCTTGTCCGCTTATGGCGAGCTTGAGGACGCCGTGGCGGCGATGAAACTGAACGCCCTGGATTATCTCAAGAAGCCGATAGACCTCGATGAATTGGTGGTCAACGTTCAGAAGGTGTTGTCGAAGGCCGAACTGACCCGCAGTCTGGTCTATTCGCGCAAGCGCGAACGCAGCGCCAAGGCGGAAAATCCGGGGCAGTTTTTTCTCGGTGATTGCGAACCCATCCGTGATTTCCGCAGGCAGGCCGAGCGTATCGGCGCGCTGGTGGCCACTCCCGACGTCGTGCCGCCGACCGTGCTCATCCAGGGCGAGACCGGCACCGGCAAGGACGTGGCCGCACGCCTGCTGCACAGCCTGAGCGCGCGCCGCGATCGGCCCTTCGTGCACATGGACTGCGCCGCGCTGCCGAAGGATTTGATCGAAGCGGAGTTGTTCGGCCATGAGAAGGGCGCCTTCACCAGCGCCCACGTCGAGCGCACCGGCCTCATCGAGGCGGCCGAGGATGGCACGCTGTTTCTGGATGAGATCGGCGAGATCCCGCCGGAGTTGCAGGTCAAGCTGCTGGCGGTGCTGGAGCGGCGCACGCTGCGTCGAGTGGGCAGCACCCATGAGCGTCCGGTCCGTTGCTGGTTCATAGCCGCCACCAACCGCGACATGGAGACGATGGTCAAGGAGGGGCGGTTGCGCTCGGATCTTTATTTCCGTCTGAACGTGCTGACCATCAAGATGCCGCCGCTGCGCGATCGCGGCGATGATATTTTGCTGCTGGCGCGCGAGTTCGCCAAACAGACGGCGGCGCGCTATGGCCGGCGCGAACCGCAATTCGAGCCGGAGGCGCTGGAGGCGCTGCGTCGTTATCACTGGCCGGGCAACGTGCGCGAGCTCAGGCACCTCATTGAACGCGTGGTGCTGCTCTCCGGCGGCGGCCCGATCAAGGCCGCGACCTTGATGTTGAGCACGCCCGCAGCCACCACCCCATCCGTGGATGCGGCCCTGGATGGCATGAGCCTGGAGGCCGCCGAGAAATTATTGATTGAACGCGCGCTCAAGCGCACCAATAACAATGTTTCAGAAGCCGCGCGCCAACTGGGGATCACGCGCATGATCATGCGCACGCGCATGAAAAAGTACGGTTTCGCATAG
- the hpnJ gene encoding hopanoid biosynthesis associated radical SAM protein HpnJ, with amino-acid sequence MMKTLFLNPPSYEGFDGGAGSRYQAKREIRSFWYPTWLAQPAALIPGSKLIDAPARGLSLEQIIPMARNFEMVVLHTSTPSFGNDIKVAEALKAANPELKVGFVGAHVAMAPEQSLLASPAIDYVGHAEFDFTIKEIAEGRPMAEVQGVTYRKDGQAVRNPERPILHDMNQLPWVVDVYHRDLVIEDYFIGYLLHPYVSLYTGRGCKSRCTFCLWPQTIGGHKYRTRSAGNVVAEIAHAKKLFPQVREFFFDDDTFTDDLKRAEEIARGLGKLGVTWSCNAKANVPYETLKVMHDNGLRLLLVGYETGNQQILFNIKKGMRVEFARRFTADCNKLGITIHGTFIMGLPGETRETIEETIRFAQEINPHTIQVSIAAPYPGTALYKQAVENGWLLEQGKHLVQTEGFQISSLNYPHLSKEEIFEAVAEFYKRFYFRPRKIAAITWEMLKSWEMMKRRLREGVEFMHFLRARGGEA; translated from the coding sequence ATGATGAAGACACTCTTCCTGAATCCGCCCTCCTATGAGGGTTTTGACGGCGGCGCCGGGTCGCGCTATCAGGCCAAGCGCGAGATCCGTTCCTTCTGGTATCCGACCTGGCTGGCGCAGCCGGCGGCGCTGATTCCGGGCAGCAAACTGATCGATGCCCCCGCACGCGGACTGTCCCTGGAGCAAATCATCCCGATGGCCCGCAATTTCGAGATGGTGGTGCTGCACACCAGCACGCCCTCATTCGGCAACGACATCAAGGTGGCCGAGGCGCTCAAGGCGGCAAATCCGGAACTCAAGGTGGGGTTTGTCGGCGCTCACGTGGCGATGGCGCCGGAGCAATCGCTGCTGGCCTCGCCGGCCATTGATTACGTGGGCCATGCGGAATTCGATTTCACCATCAAGGAAATCGCCGAAGGCAGGCCGATGGCCGAGGTGCAGGGCGTCACTTACCGCAAGGACGGGCAGGCCGTGCGCAATCCGGAGCGGCCCATCCTCCATGACATGAACCAGCTGCCGTGGGTGGTGGACGTCTATCATCGCGATTTGGTCATCGAGGATTACTTCATCGGCTACCTGCTGCATCCCTATGTGTCGTTGTACACCGGCAGGGGCTGCAAGTCGCGCTGCACCTTCTGCCTCTGGCCGCAGACCATCGGCGGACACAAATACCGCACCCGCAGCGCCGGCAACGTGGTGGCGGAAATCGCGCACGCCAAAAAGCTCTTCCCCCAGGTCAGGGAATTTTTCTTCGATGACGACACCTTCACCGACGACCTGAAGCGCGCCGAGGAAATCGCCCGCGGGCTCGGCAAGCTGGGCGTCACATGGTCGTGCAACGCCAAGGCCAATGTTCCCTACGAGACCCTCAAGGTCATGCATGACAATGGTCTGCGTCTTTTGCTCGTTGGCTACGAAACCGGCAACCAGCAGATCCTTTTCAACATCAAGAAGGGCATGCGCGTGGAATTCGCGCGCCGCTTCACGGCCGATTGCAACAAACTCGGCATCACCATCCACGGCACCTTCATCATGGGCCTGCCGGGCGAGACGCGAGAGACGATCGAAGAAACCATCCGCTTCGCGCAGGAGATCAACCCGCATACCATTCAGGTGTCCATCGCCGCGCCCTATCCAGGCACGGCACTCTACAAACAGGCGGTGGAAAACGGCTGGCTGCTGGAGCAGGGCAAGCACCTGGTGCAGACCGAGGGCTTTCAGATCAGCTCGCTGAATTACCCGCATCTCAGCAAGGAGGAGATTTTCGAGGCGGTCGCCGAGTTCTACAAGCGGTTTTATTTCCGGCCGCGCAAGATTGCCGCCATCACGTGGGAGATGCTGAAGAGCTGGGAAATGATGAAGCGCCGCCTGCGCGAAGGCGTGGAATTCATGCACTTCCTGCGCGCGCGTGGAGGCGAGGCCTGA
- a CDS encoding NAD(P)/FAD-dependent oxidoreductase, with protein MDSDRSRDQPAAGTRHQIIVVGGGAGGFELAVRLGRRLGRRGLADVTLVDRTPVHIWKPLLHEVAAGTLNANEDELNYLAYAHWNHFRFRLGSLETIDRAGKALILSPSFDEQGQEFIPRRKFHYDTLVVCIGSLTHDYSVPGVREHCQTLDTREQADHFHRHLLYRCYQANAQEAPLRPGQLHIAIAGAGATGVELAAELHSAVRQLVSFGLERIDPERDIRINLVEGATRVLPGLPERISAETERLLKDINIQVMTGERVTRATAEGFHTQSGKFIPAEIKIWAAGIKAPEVLKNLDGLETNHINQLSVRPTLQTTRDENIFALGDCAACPLGDGKSLVPPRAQAAHQQASLLVKSIELRLRGGARLPEYRYHDFGSLINLSHHSTIGNLMGNLMGRAGTFYMEGLLARLAYLSLYKMHLLAIQGWWPVTLKTLANLLSRRTKPRLKLH; from the coding sequence ATGGATTCCGACCGGAGCAGGGATCAGCCCGCGGCCGGGACACGGCATCAAATCATCGTGGTAGGCGGTGGCGCGGGCGGCTTTGAATTGGCCGTGCGACTGGGCCGTCGCCTCGGCCGCCGGGGCCTGGCGGACGTGACGCTGGTTGATCGCACGCCCGTGCACATCTGGAAGCCGCTGCTGCACGAGGTTGCGGCCGGCACCTTGAATGCCAACGAGGATGAACTCAATTACCTCGCCTACGCGCACTGGAACCACTTTCGCTTCCGTCTGGGGTCGCTGGAGACCATCGATCGCGCCGGCAAGGCCCTGATCCTGTCCCCCTCGTTCGACGAGCAGGGCCAGGAATTCATTCCCCGCCGCAAGTTCCACTACGACACACTGGTGGTCTGCATCGGCAGCCTGACCCATGACTACAGTGTCCCCGGCGTGCGCGAACATTGCCAGACGCTGGACACCCGCGAGCAGGCGGACCACTTCCACCGCCATCTGCTGTACCGCTGCTATCAGGCCAACGCCCAGGAAGCACCGCTGCGGCCCGGTCAATTGCACATCGCCATCGCCGGCGCCGGCGCGACCGGCGTCGAGTTGGCCGCCGAACTCCATAGCGCCGTGCGGCAGCTGGTCTCCTTCGGGCTTGAGCGCATCGATCCGGAGCGCGACATACGCATCAATCTGGTCGAGGGTGCGACGCGCGTGCTGCCCGGCCTGCCTGAGCGGATATCGGCGGAGACCGAGAGACTTCTCAAGGACATCAACATTCAAGTCATGACCGGCGAACGGGTGACGCGCGCCACCGCCGAGGGCTTCCACACCCAGAGCGGCAAATTCATCCCCGCCGAAATCAAAATCTGGGCCGCCGGCATCAAGGCACCGGAGGTGCTGAAGAACCTGGATGGACTCGAGACGAACCACATCAATCAACTATCGGTCCGTCCCACGCTGCAGACCACCCGCGATGAAAACATATTTGCCCTGGGCGACTGCGCCGCCTGCCCGCTTGGTGACGGCAAATCCCTGGTGCCGCCGCGCGCACAGGCCGCGCATCAGCAGGCCTCACTGTTGGTGAAATCCATCGAACTCCGCCTGCGCGGCGGGGCCCGCCTGCCGGAATACCGCTATCATGACTTCGGCTCGCTCATCAATCTGAGCCACCACAGCACCATCGGCAATCTCATGGGCAATCTGATGGGGCGCGCGGGGACCTTCTACATGGAGGGCCTGCTGGCGAGGCTGGCGTATTTATCCCTGTACAAGATGCACCTGCTGGCCATACAGGGCTGGTGGCCCGTCACCTTGAAGACGCTGGCTAATCTCCTCAGCCGGCGCACTAAACCCCGCCTGAAGCTGCATTGA
- a CDS encoding DUF1244 domain-containing protein: MDEKSQVELEAAAFRHLLEHLRRRTDVQNIDLMNLAGFCRNCLSNWYLAAAEERGVKLTKDEARTAVYGMPYEEWKAKYQKEATPEQMAVRTGLNHEH, from the coding sequence GTGGACGAAAAATCGCAGGTCGAATTGGAGGCGGCGGCCTTCCGGCATCTGCTGGAGCATTTGCGCAGGCGCACGGACGTCCAGAACATCGATCTCATGAATCTGGCCGGTTTCTGCCGCAATTGCCTGTCGAACTGGTATCTCGCCGCCGCCGAGGAGCGCGGAGTGAAGCTGACGAAGGACGAGGCCAGGACCGCGGTCTATGGCATGCCCTACGAAGAATGGAAGGCGAAATACCAGAAAGAGGCCACGCCGGAACAGATGGCTGTGCGTACCGGTTTGAATCACGAACACTGA
- the hpnI gene encoding bacteriohopanetetrol glucosamine biosynthesis glycosyltransferase HpnI → MSAVPTVVLIFGLVFGFLSLGYVAYAMWRLSQFKALVPQPGVTALPPVTILKPVCGLDTGLYENLRSFCEQDYPQYQIVFGVRETSDPAVAVVRRLMKEYPHRDLGLVVNATVIGSNYKVSNLANMTHAARHDILVIADSDMKVEKNYLRALAIEFADPGVGAVTCLYRGVAAGGLASRLSAMAINEWFLPSVLVALRFRKLDFCFGSTMAVRREALAATGGFAPLASLLADDHMLGKRISGAGYKVVLCPYIVDNIVSEPDFKSAFRHELRWARTILSLEPVGYACSAITYAVPVTLFCAVLSTWAGRLETSAWGLAGAAVCLRMLMHFIARWRLHIREPATPWLSPVRDLLGFFVWAMSFLGRGVSWRGRRFSIDKGGQLFSQQGV, encoded by the coding sequence ATGAGTGCCGTACCTACCGTGGTTCTGATTTTCGGCCTGGTCTTTGGTTTTCTATCGCTTGGCTACGTGGCGTATGCCATGTGGCGGTTGAGCCAGTTCAAGGCCCTGGTGCCACAGCCCGGTGTCACTGCCTTGCCGCCCGTCACGATTTTAAAGCCCGTCTGCGGATTGGACACGGGGCTTTATGAAAACCTGCGTTCGTTCTGCGAACAGGATTATCCGCAATACCAAATCGTGTTCGGCGTGCGCGAAACATCCGACCCCGCGGTGGCCGTCGTACGCCGGTTGATGAAGGAATATCCGCACCGCGATCTCGGCTTGGTGGTGAACGCCACGGTAATTGGCAGCAACTACAAGGTCAGCAATCTTGCCAATATGACCCATGCCGCGAGGCACGACATCCTGGTGATCGCCGACAGCGACATGAAGGTTGAAAAAAATTACCTGCGGGCACTGGCGATCGAGTTCGCCGATCCCGGTGTGGGGGCGGTGACCTGCCTGTACCGTGGCGTGGCCGCAGGGGGCCTGGCCTCGCGCTTGAGCGCGATGGCAATCAATGAATGGTTCCTGCCGTCGGTGCTGGTGGCCCTGCGTTTCAGGAAACTTGATTTCTGTTTCGGCTCCACGATGGCGGTACGCCGCGAGGCGCTCGCGGCCACCGGCGGATTCGCGCCCCTGGCGTCGCTGCTGGCCGATGATCACATGCTCGGCAAGCGCATCAGCGGCGCCGGATACAAGGTGGTTTTGTGTCCGTATATCGTGGACAACATCGTTTCCGAACCCGATTTCAAATCGGCCTTCAGGCACGAATTGCGCTGGGCCCGCACAATACTGTCTCTGGAACCGGTGGGTTACGCCTGCTCCGCGATTACTTATGCCGTGCCCGTCACGCTTTTTTGCGCGGTCTTGAGCACCTGGGCGGGGCGTCTGGAAACCTCGGCCTGGGGCCTCGCCGGCGCCGCCGTCTGCCTGCGGATGCTCATGCACTTCATCGCGCGGTGGCGGCTCCACATCCGCGAGCCGGCCACACCGTGGCTGTCGCCGGTGCGCGATCTGCTGGGATTTTTTGTCTGGGCGATGAGTTTCCTCGGACGCGGCGTCTCCTGGCGCGGCCGGCGGTTTTCCATTGACAAAGGCGGTCAACTTTTTTCTCAACAAGGGGTGTAA
- a CDS encoding flippase-like domain-containing protein: MKRSLYLVALLGLLLALALIAHHGFNNVAQAFLAVGWGVFAVAAFHFIPLFFSVCAWQRVMHRVWPADYTYFLQARLVREAVNNLLPAGQVGGDLVGARLLTFNGAPAASATAGVVIDMTLELLTQLIFTFMGLFLVMVRGGHDGELLRLSAGVGVAVLAIGGYVIAQRYGLFKIIERLLQITAAQLNQPALGVFSNLHEEVQGFYRDRRTWLSAAPYHFVSWLVGVGEIWLALHLMGVEPGWAACMVIESLGQAVRSAGFIVPGALGVQEGGLIFIGGWYGLDPSHALALSLVKRVREFLLGLPMLIFWHHLESRRWLARRLEMVGG, from the coding sequence ATGAAACGCAGCCTGTACCTTGTTGCCCTGCTGGGATTGTTGCTCGCGCTGGCGTTGATTGCCCACCACGGCTTTAACAACGTGGCGCAGGCTTTTCTTGCCGTCGGTTGGGGCGTATTCGCGGTCGCGGCATTCCATTTCATTCCGCTGTTTTTTTCCGTGTGCGCCTGGCAGCGGGTCATGCACCGTGTGTGGCCGGCAGATTACACGTATTTTCTGCAGGCGCGGCTGGTGCGCGAGGCCGTCAACAACCTGCTGCCGGCCGGACAGGTGGGCGGCGATCTCGTGGGCGCGCGGTTGCTCACTTTTAATGGTGCACCGGCGGCGTCCGCCACTGCCGGTGTGGTCATCGACATGACGCTGGAGTTGCTGACGCAGTTAATCTTCACCTTCATGGGATTGTTTCTGGTAATGGTGCGGGGCGGTCATGACGGCGAGCTTTTACGGCTCTCGGCCGGCGTGGGGGTGGCGGTGCTGGCGATTGGCGGCTATGTCATCGCGCAGCGTTATGGCCTGTTCAAAATCATCGAACGCCTGCTGCAGATCACCGCGGCGCAGCTCAACCAGCCGGCGCTGGGGGTATTTTCCAATCTGCACGAGGAGGTGCAGGGGTTTTACCGCGATCGGCGCACATGGCTCTCCGCCGCGCCTTATCACTTCGTGTCCTGGCTGGTCGGCGTCGGTGAGATCTGGCTGGCTCTGCATTTGATGGGCGTCGAACCGGGCTGGGCCGCCTGCATGGTCATTGAGAGCCTGGGACAGGCGGTGCGCAGCGCGGGTTTCATCGTGCCCGGCGCACTGGGCGTGCAGGAGGGCGGACTGATTTTCATCGGCGGCTGGTATGGGCTGGATCCCAGCCATGCCCTGGCGTTGTCGCTCGTCAAACGCGTGCGCGAATTCCTGCTGGGTTTGCCCATGTTGATATTCTGGCATCATCTGGAAAGCCGCCGCTGGCTGGCGCGCCGGCTGGAAATGGTCGGCGGTTGA
- a CDS encoding CDP-alcohol phosphatidyltransferase family protein, whose product MQWPSLKTTAPYTSWTHRLARYFVQPLVHTPVTPNHLTTLRFLSGLLACVAFGYGTRSGEIWGGVWWVVSAFMDRADGELARLSGRSSPAGHAYDYFTDVILNALLFLSIGLGLRHSHLGAWAVLLGLVAGIAVAVASVWSERLEKFDGSGRKAYTGVAGFDFDDALYLFGPLAWLEWLEPVLIAAAICSPVIALLTWRRLSHLRLLNAASGGV is encoded by the coding sequence ATGCAGTGGCCATCTCTGAAAACCACCGCGCCCTATACCTCATGGACGCACCGGCTGGCCCGTTATTTCGTCCAGCCCCTCGTCCACACCCCCGTGACTCCCAATCACCTGACCACGTTGCGTTTCCTGAGCGGACTTTTGGCCTGCGTCGCATTCGGATACGGTACTCGCAGCGGCGAAATATGGGGCGGCGTGTGGTGGGTGGTTTCCGCCTTTATGGATCGCGCCGATGGCGAACTGGCGCGCCTGTCAGGCAGGAGCAGCCCGGCCGGTCATGCCTACGACTATTTCACCGACGTCATCCTGAACGCGCTGCTGTTTCTTTCCATAGGGTTGGGGCTGCGCCACTCCCATCTTGGCGCATGGGCCGTGCTGTTGGGGCTGGTGGCCGGGATCGCGGTTGCCGTCGCCTCGGTGTGGTCGGAGCGGCTGGAGAAATTCGACGGCAGCGGGAGGAAGGCCTACACGGGCGTGGCCGGATTCGATTTCGACGATGCGCTGTATCTATTCGGGCCGCTGGCCTGGCTGGAATGGCTTGAACCGGTGCTGATTGCCGCCGCCATCTGCTCGCCGGTGATCGCGCTCCTGACCTGGCGGCGGCTCTCGCACCTGCGGCTGCTCAATGCAGCTTCAGGCGGGGTTTAG
- a CDS encoding HAMP domain-containing sensor histidine kinase, which yields MRWLSSLKSVLLAQELAFLFLVAVTGALGGTWAYFWQKNSAELVRLNELTYLSQQIRGDLFRQIKEVLYARMVENPEAFELYGSYSRLMDRHFIDLRQQADRQDERQAIDGLQQAYRVLQSDMNHIFSDPYLPTQTVRIKVLDPRYEEELVGGFEAALSKFASVIHGEHQVIDQTLQRWTQIAPIVLPLPILLALTLIVMARRWLQRGFVGPMAAVMAGAQRISRDELQQPIPEQGVDEMVDLARTVNHMAGELLRSRDALVESEKNSALGALVPVVAHNIRNPLASIRASAQLLDHADQPGEIAEIKHAIVDTVDRLGRWVSALVSYLHPLKPAPARRHPTQLLEAALTLLQPRLTEKKILIERGAWDTGAMVIVDADLMEQAFYGLLSNAVDASPVAGTLTLAAAMRGADYEIIIADQGAGMPFLPEPRGLKPGPSTKRFGTGLGIPVAFKVCKAHGWQLEFQRNEPTGTRVVITAPLAPVH from the coding sequence GGCGCACTGGGCGGCACCTGGGCGTATTTCTGGCAGAAAAACTCCGCTGAATTGGTGCGCTTGAATGAGCTGACCTATCTCTCGCAGCAGATCCGCGGCGACCTGTTCCGCCAGATCAAGGAGGTCCTCTATGCCCGGATGGTGGAGAATCCGGAGGCCTTCGAACTTTACGGCAGCTATTCGCGTTTGATGGACCGGCACTTCATCGATTTGCGCCAGCAGGCCGATCGGCAGGATGAGCGGCAGGCCATCGATGGACTGCAGCAGGCCTACCGCGTCTTGCAGAGCGATATGAACCACATTTTTTCCGATCCCTATCTGCCCACGCAGACCGTGCGCATCAAGGTGCTCGATCCGCGTTACGAGGAGGAACTGGTCGGAGGTTTCGAGGCGGCATTGTCGAAATTCGCGAGTGTCATCCACGGTGAGCATCAGGTGATTGATCAGACGCTGCAGCGCTGGACGCAAATCGCCCCCATTGTCCTTCCGCTGCCGATCCTGCTGGCACTGACCTTGATTGTGATGGCGCGCCGCTGGCTCCAGCGCGGATTCGTGGGACCCATGGCCGCAGTGATGGCGGGCGCGCAGCGAATCAGCCGCGACGAATTGCAACAACCCATTCCGGAGCAGGGCGTGGATGAGATGGTGGATTTGGCGCGCACCGTCAACCACATGGCCGGTGAATTGCTGCGCAGCCGCGATGCATTGGTGGAGAGTGAGAAGAACAGCGCCCTGGGCGCCCTGGTGCCGGTCGTCGCGCATAACATCCGTAATCCACTGGCGAGCATCCGCGCCAGCGCCCAGCTGCTGGATCATGCCGACCAACCCGGTGAGATCGCCGAGATCAAGCACGCCATCGTGGATACCGTGGATCGGCTGGGGCGCTGGGTCAGCGCGCTGGTGTCGTATCTGCATCCGCTCAAGCCCGCCCCGGCACGGCGGCATCCCACGCAACTCCTCGAGGCCGCGCTGACCTTGCTGCAGCCGCGCCTGACCGAGAAAAAGATATTGATCGAGAGGGGGGCATGGGACACGGGGGCGATGGTCATCGTGGATGCCGATCTGATGGAGCAGGCCTTCTATGGGTTATTATCGAACGCCGTGGACGCCTCGCCGGTGGCGGGCACGCTTACACTGGCCGCGGCGATGCGCGGCGCTGATTATGAAATCATCATTGCCGATCAGGGGGCGGGCATGCCGTTCCTTCCGGAACCCAGGGGACTGAAGCCGGGTCCCAGCACCAAACGCTTCGGCACGGGATTGGGGATACCGGTGGCCTTCAAGGTCTGCAAGGCACATGGGTGGCAGCTGGAATTCCAGCGCAACGAACCCACGGGCACACGGGTCGTCATCACCGCCCCATTGGCGCCCGTTCACTGA